In a genomic window of uncultured Sphaerochaeta sp.:
- a CDS encoding ABC transporter ATP-binding protein yields MLKHLRNQIGANKLPTLLTILFVVLEVIMDVTIPFLMAFLLDRGIDAGNLSEIVKWGLILLACASIALLFGVLAGHFAAKASTGFAKNVRRGLYHSVQNFSFANIDRFSTSSLVTRLTTDVTNVQNAYQMLTRIAVRSPVMLIFSFFMAFTINNTLSLVYLVAIPILGIGLFFLIRAAYPIFTRVFKTYDKLNTVVQENIRAVRVVKSFVREQHEIKKFGNVSEEIFQDFSKAEKIIAFNSPLMQGTMYLCILAISYIGARLIVSSSMTTGQLMSFITYTSQILMSLMMLSMVFVMLTISKASAQRIEDVLAEKLDLVEQASPETVVQDGSITFELVDFSYTKTVDKRCLFGINLTIPSGYTVGILGPTGSAKSSLVQLIPRLYDVDSGSVKVGGKDVRTYSLESLRKAVGMVLQKNVLFSGTIADNLRWGNEEASEEELRWACRIAQADGFIKTLPLGYETYLEQDGSNLSGGQRQRLCIARALLKRPKVLILDDSTSAVDTRTDAKIRDALKTELQETTKIIIAQRVSSVMDSNLIVMLDDGKIQAMGTHEELLRTCERYSHMYERQMRKEEQA; encoded by the coding sequence ATGCTGAAACACTTACGAAACCAAATTGGGGCAAACAAACTGCCCACCCTGCTTACCATCCTCTTTGTTGTCCTTGAAGTCATCATGGATGTCACCATTCCCTTCCTCATGGCTTTTCTGCTCGACAGAGGTATTGATGCCGGGAATCTGTCCGAGATTGTGAAGTGGGGCCTGATCTTGCTGGCCTGTGCCTCCATAGCTCTTCTCTTCGGCGTATTGGCCGGTCACTTTGCCGCAAAGGCTTCCACCGGTTTTGCCAAGAACGTCCGCAGGGGCCTCTACCATTCGGTCCAGAACTTCTCGTTCGCGAATATCGACCGCTTCTCCACTTCTTCACTGGTCACCCGCCTCACCACCGATGTGACCAATGTCCAGAATGCCTACCAGATGCTTACCCGTATCGCAGTCAGAAGCCCAGTCATGCTGATCTTCAGCTTTTTCATGGCTTTCACCATCAACAACACCCTCAGCCTCGTGTATCTCGTGGCCATCCCTATACTCGGCATCGGGCTCTTCTTCCTCATCAGGGCTGCCTACCCCATCTTCACGCGGGTTTTCAAGACGTACGACAAGCTCAACACGGTGGTGCAGGAGAACATCCGTGCCGTCCGTGTGGTGAAATCGTTTGTGCGGGAACAGCATGAGATCAAGAAATTCGGCAACGTATCAGAAGAAATCTTCCAGGACTTCAGCAAAGCTGAGAAAATCATTGCCTTCAACAGCCCGTTGATGCAGGGGACGATGTACCTCTGCATCCTTGCCATCAGCTACATCGGGGCCCGTCTGATCGTCTCATCTTCCATGACCACCGGCCAATTGATGAGTTTCATCACCTACACCTCTCAGATCCTGATGAGTCTGATGATGTTGTCCATGGTCTTTGTCATGCTTACCATCAGCAAGGCAAGCGCCCAGAGGATCGAGGATGTCCTTGCAGAAAAACTGGATCTGGTGGAGCAAGCTTCACCGGAGACCGTCGTACAAGACGGATCGATCACCTTCGAACTGGTCGATTTCAGCTACACCAAAACGGTGGACAAGCGTTGCCTGTTCGGCATCAACCTGACCATTCCGAGTGGATATACGGTGGGCATCCTTGGCCCAACCGGCAGTGCAAAATCATCGCTCGTCCAGCTCATTCCCCGCCTCTATGATGTGGACAGCGGTTCGGTCAAGGTTGGAGGCAAGGATGTTCGCACCTACTCCCTCGAAAGCTTGAGAAAAGCAGTGGGCATGGTGCTTCAGAAGAATGTCCTGTTCAGCGGCACGATTGCCGATAATCTCAGATGGGGCAATGAGGAAGCAAGTGAAGAAGAGCTTAGGTGGGCATGCCGGATCGCCCAGGCAGACGGCTTCATCAAGACCCTCCCCCTCGGCTATGAGACCTACCTTGAACAGGATGGCTCAAATCTCTCGGGAGGCCAGCGGCAGCGTCTCTGTATAGCCCGCGCCCTGCTGAAAAGGCCGAAGGTTCTCATTCTCGACGACTCAACCAGTGCAGTTGATACCAGGACCGATGCCAAGATCCGGGATGCACTCAAAACAGAATTGCAAGAAACAACCAAGATTATCATCGCCCAGCGTGTCAGCTCGGTCATGGACAGCAATCTGATCGTCATGCTTGACGACGGAAAGATCCAGGCAATGGGAACGCACGAGGAACTTCTGCGTACCTGCGAGCGGTACAGCCACATGTATGAGAGGCAGATGCGCAAGGAGGAACAGGCATGA
- a CDS encoding MarR family winged helix-turn-helix transcriptional regulator, whose product MDDTHRIGLTIKTLSHLLSRAMGKQLRDEQHSAATAVRSHILGYFAHHRVEEVQQAVLQQHLGIRRSTMTNILSGMESEGLVSRVEDTQDKRQKRVVLTDTAKNLCNEHLGLVNAFEKKLELALTDEELSQFFAIAEKLKTTLETC is encoded by the coding sequence ATGGATGATACCCACCGAATCGGATTGACCATAAAAACCCTCTCCCATCTTCTTTCGCGGGCGATGGGAAAACAGCTCAGGGATGAGCAGCATAGTGCCGCGACAGCGGTACGCAGCCACATCCTGGGCTATTTTGCCCATCATCGGGTCGAAGAGGTGCAACAAGCTGTACTGCAACAACATCTGGGCATCAGGCGCTCCACCATGACCAACATCTTGTCGGGAATGGAGAGTGAGGGCTTGGTCAGCCGAGTTGAGGATACACAGGACAAGCGGCAGAAACGGGTGGTTCTTACCGACACTGCCAAGAACCTGTGCAACGAACATCTGGGCTTGGTCAATGCCTTCGAAAAAAAGCTTGAACTGGCCCTTACCGACGAGGAGCTGAGCCAGTTCTTCGCCATCGCCGAAAAACTGAAAACCACATTGGAAACCTGCTGA
- a CDS encoding glucose-6-phosphate isomerase: MTYKNLDQSTVFAKLKECNPEQIQQVLDAQRIKSFQVPAGGGLTYQYAAMPIGKAHLDLMQELSDELGLIEKYQAVVDGEVMNPGEKRLVLHHLTRGKVGKTVVADGEDKGLFYQEQLEKIKRFSDDVRSGAILGSTGKRFTTVVQVGIGGSDLGPRALYLALKGWCEAEGLETLEAQFISNVDPDDAQAVISRLDLERTLFILVSKSGTTLETLTNRDLVIEAIKASNISGIDADKHMVAVTSKTSPLASSSSVLEAFFIDDYIGGRYSSTSAVGGVILSLAFGFAVFQELLAGAHEADLLARTAKVTENAALLDALIGLYLRNVLSCPTTAILPYSQALSRFPAHLQQLDMESNGKQVNRDGQALSYPTGPVIFGEPGTNGQHSFYQLLHQGTDIIPLQFIGFSESQYLKDVVVEGSTSQTKLNANLVAQIVAFAKGKEDANPNKRFPGGRPSSLLFAKRLDARTLGALLAHFENKVMFQGFAWNLNSFDQEGVQLGKVLATKVLNGCEGDEVLKAYTQLF, encoded by the coding sequence ATGACCTATAAGAATCTCGACCAAAGCACCGTATTTGCAAAGCTCAAGGAGTGCAATCCTGAACAGATCCAGCAGGTGCTGGATGCACAGCGAATCAAGTCCTTCCAGGTCCCTGCCGGCGGGGGGCTTACCTATCAGTATGCCGCCATGCCAATCGGAAAAGCCCATCTGGATCTGATGCAAGAGCTCAGCGATGAGTTGGGCCTGATCGAAAAATATCAGGCCGTCGTCGATGGAGAGGTGATGAACCCAGGGGAAAAGCGCCTTGTGCTGCACCACCTCACCCGGGGCAAGGTAGGCAAGACCGTAGTCGCTGACGGAGAGGACAAAGGCTTGTTCTACCAAGAGCAGCTGGAAAAAATCAAGAGATTCTCCGATGACGTGAGAAGCGGGGCAATCCTGGGGTCCACCGGAAAACGGTTCACCACCGTGGTTCAGGTAGGTATCGGAGGAAGCGACCTCGGCCCGAGAGCCTTGTACCTTGCCCTGAAGGGCTGGTGCGAAGCAGAAGGGCTGGAAACACTTGAAGCGCAGTTCATCAGCAATGTCGATCCCGACGATGCCCAGGCTGTCATCAGCAGGCTCGACCTGGAGAGAACACTCTTCATCCTCGTCTCCAAGAGCGGGACAACGCTGGAAACCCTCACCAACCGTGATCTGGTCATAGAGGCCATCAAGGCGAGCAACATCAGCGGAATTGATGCAGACAAGCACATGGTGGCTGTCACCAGCAAGACCAGTCCGCTTGCATCCTCCTCTTCCGTCCTTGAGGCCTTCTTCATTGATGACTACATCGGTGGACGCTACAGCAGCACCAGTGCTGTCGGAGGTGTCATCCTCTCGCTTGCCTTCGGATTTGCAGTATTCCAAGAACTGCTTGCGGGGGCTCATGAAGCCGACCTGCTTGCACGCACAGCAAAGGTAACCGAGAACGCCGCTCTGCTTGATGCCTTGATCGGCTTGTATCTGCGAAACGTCCTTTCGTGCCCCACCACAGCCATACTTCCCTACTCCCAGGCCCTGAGCCGGTTTCCGGCCCATCTGCAGCAGCTCGACATGGAGAGCAACGGGAAGCAAGTCAACCGCGACGGGCAGGCCCTCTCCTATCCCACCGGACCGGTCATCTTCGGCGAGCCCGGCACCAATGGACAGCACTCCTTCTACCAGCTTCTGCATCAGGGTACGGATATCATCCCGTTGCAGTTCATCGGCTTTTCGGAATCACAATACCTGAAAGATGTGGTTGTCGAAGGCTCGACCAGCCAGACCAAGCTCAACGCAAATCTGGTTGCCCAGATCGTGGCATTCGCAAAAGGGAAGGAAGATGCCAACCCGAACAAGCGCTTCCCCGGGGGCAGACCTTCAAGCCTGCTCTTCGCAAAGCGTCTGGATGCAAGAACACTGGGGGCCCTGCTTGCCCACTTTGAGAACAAGGTGATGTTCCAGGGTTTTGCCTGGAACCTGAACAGCTTTGACCAGGAAGGAGTCCAGCTGGGCAAGGTCCTGGCAACAAAGGTGCTCAACGGCTGTGAGGGCGATGAGGTGCTCAAAGCCTACACCCAACTCTTCTGA
- a CDS encoding ArgR family transcriptional regulator: MRERHNRLAVVKELIKNNRIDNQDTLLEMLRNEGYSVTQATLSRDLKMLKVGKISDGWSGYYYSLPENDLISESEKSYIQDVRRGILSIEFSGNFGVIKTRPGHANSVGIALDVLAIPEILGTLAGDDTIFVILREGMTKEDLQESFKTRIPDIEE; this comes from the coding sequence ATGAGGGAACGACACAACCGGTTGGCGGTGGTCAAGGAATTAATCAAGAACAACAGAATCGACAACCAGGACACCCTGCTGGAGATGCTCAGAAACGAAGGATACTCAGTCACTCAGGCCACCCTTTCGAGGGATCTGAAGATGCTCAAGGTAGGCAAGATTTCCGACGGTTGGTCGGGATACTACTACAGCCTGCCGGAGAATGACCTGATCAGCGAATCCGAGAAGAGTTATATCCAGGACGTCCGCAGGGGCATCCTCTCCATCGAGTTTTCCGGGAACTTCGGCGTCATCAAAACCAGACCCGGGCATGCCAACTCAGTCGGCATCGCCTTGGATGTTCTGGCCATTCCGGAAATCCTTGGCACGCTGGCAGGCGATGACACCATTTTTGTCATCCTCCGCGAGGGTATGACCAAGGAAGACCTGCAAGAGAGCTTCAAGACCCGCATCCCCGATATCGAGGAGTAG
- a CDS encoding LemA family protein, translating to MTIVYILLALVVLLGLYVVSVYNRYVRLRNQSEEAESAIDAHLKQRYDLIPNLVETVKGYAKHEEQTFTSVIEARNKAMSATTMVDKDNADKAFSSTLKSLFALSEAYPDLKANQGFLDLQAQLQKIEEQLLNARKYYNAIIKQLNTICEVFPSSLVAAMVHFAKKPYLSIEEEARARVEVKF from the coding sequence ATGACAATCGTGTATATTCTTTTGGCTCTTGTGGTGTTGCTCGGCCTCTATGTGGTGAGCGTCTACAACAGGTATGTCCGGCTGAGAAACCAGAGTGAGGAAGCGGAAAGTGCCATCGATGCACATCTGAAGCAGCGCTACGACCTGATACCCAATCTGGTTGAGACCGTAAAAGGATATGCCAAGCATGAGGAGCAGACCTTCACCAGTGTCATTGAGGCACGCAACAAGGCGATGAGCGCCACCACCATGGTGGACAAGGACAATGCCGACAAAGCCTTCAGCTCCACCCTCAAGTCGCTGTTCGCACTCAGTGAAGCCTATCCTGACCTCAAGGCGAACCAAGGGTTCCTGGACCTCCAGGCTCAACTGCAGAAGATTGAGGAACAGTTGCTCAATGCCCGCAAGTACTACAATGCGATCATCAAGCAACTGAACACCATCTGTGAGGTGTTTCCCTCATCGTTGGTTGCTGCAATGGTTCACTTTGCCAAGAAGCCCTATCTTTCCATCGAGGAGGAGGCCCGCGCCCGGGTCGAGGTGAAGTTCTGA
- a CDS encoding DUF2207 domain-containing protein, with protein MKKPALLVVVLLLSLASLGAQDYVFESYHLEMGANLDNSYTVDERITANFSTPRHGIYREIPIRFGRQKVKIRDLQANEPIKQDSVSSDYVTFRLGSEDRTVTGLKEYRIAYTYAIGDDRIEEYDEFYYNLLGPGWQAPIKEFTFRVTFPKPVDPSMVFLTGGVYGSTAQRGSFTVSSDGRTIIGKASDMQVGEALTLRVQMENGYFSEVKPFVDYTIPASVLALLVALASAVHATMIFRKYGRDDVFVPVVRFEPPEGLSPLEVGYLADGSVDNKDMTSMLFYWADKGLISIEEKGRKDFVFTKLLECPTFKKHEKNLFNGFFACGDGNQVTLKQLESGKFGDALGKARTEVVAYFKGERKLQDSKAEKMRAVGILYGALAAVLLAIGSTITMIEGETMVLMIIGIFSVGFSALAASRLVAVWEMSSAIKKGFKFFGLALYVLLMTLVAFFFEAYVLEHGIFFSVVISLALVLIPVYLGFLAIVTGKRSAYAQKRLEEIVGYRDFISKVEIDKLKLMIDGDPQLFYHVLGYAIVLGLEDVWAKKFAKISFAEPSWYVGSRPVRDALFYSALSHRLGSAVVEKAVYTQAKSGSRSPIGSSFGSSGFSGGGFGGGGGGAW; from the coding sequence ATGAAAAAACCAGCCCTGCTTGTTGTAGTGTTGCTTCTCTCTCTCGCTTCCCTTGGTGCCCAGGACTACGTGTTTGAGTCCTACCACCTGGAGATGGGGGCGAACCTTGACAACAGCTACACCGTCGATGAGCGTATCACGGCCAACTTCTCCACGCCAAGGCACGGTATCTATCGGGAGATACCGATACGCTTTGGCAGGCAGAAAGTGAAAATCAGGGACCTGCAGGCAAATGAGCCGATCAAGCAGGACTCCGTATCCTCAGACTACGTCACCTTTCGTCTTGGTTCCGAAGACAGGACCGTGACGGGCCTGAAAGAGTACCGGATCGCCTATACCTACGCCATTGGTGATGACCGCATCGAGGAGTATGATGAGTTCTACTACAATCTGCTCGGTCCCGGCTGGCAGGCTCCGATCAAGGAGTTCACCTTCCGCGTCACCTTTCCCAAGCCAGTCGATCCTTCGATGGTCTTCCTTACCGGAGGTGTGTATGGATCAACTGCCCAACGGGGAAGCTTTACCGTAAGCTCTGACGGCAGGACCATCATTGGGAAGGCTTCTGATATGCAGGTCGGGGAGGCCCTGACGCTTAGGGTACAGATGGAGAACGGGTACTTTTCGGAAGTGAAACCGTTTGTGGATTACACCATCCCCGCATCCGTGCTCGCCTTGTTGGTCGCCCTTGCATCTGCAGTGCATGCAACCATGATCTTCCGCAAGTATGGGCGCGATGATGTCTTCGTTCCGGTTGTCCGCTTTGAGCCTCCTGAGGGACTTTCTCCTTTGGAAGTTGGCTATCTTGCCGATGGTTCGGTGGACAACAAGGATATGACCAGTATGCTTTTCTATTGGGCGGACAAGGGTCTGATCTCCATCGAGGAGAAGGGACGAAAGGATTTTGTGTTCACCAAGCTCTTGGAATGCCCTACCTTCAAGAAGCATGAGAAAAACCTGTTCAATGGTTTCTTTGCCTGCGGTGACGGGAATCAGGTTACGCTGAAGCAACTGGAAAGCGGCAAGTTCGGTGATGCCTTGGGCAAAGCCCGTACCGAGGTGGTTGCCTACTTCAAGGGAGAACGCAAGCTGCAGGACAGCAAAGCTGAGAAGATGCGGGCGGTCGGCATTCTCTATGGTGCCTTGGCTGCGGTTCTTCTTGCCATAGGCTCCACCATCACGATGATAGAGGGGGAGACCATGGTGCTGATGATCATCGGCATCTTCAGTGTCGGGTTCTCAGCGTTGGCTGCAAGCCGCCTGGTTGCAGTATGGGAGATGAGCTCAGCAATCAAAAAGGGTTTCAAATTCTTTGGTCTGGCCCTGTACGTGTTGCTGATGACCCTGGTTGCTTTCTTCTTCGAGGCGTATGTCCTCGAACACGGAATTTTCTTTTCCGTAGTGATCTCCCTTGCCTTGGTGCTGATTCCGGTCTATCTCGGTTTCTTGGCCATTGTCACCGGAAAACGCAGTGCCTATGCACAGAAAAGGCTGGAAGAGATTGTCGGGTATCGTGATTTCATCAGCAAAGTGGAAATCGACAAGCTCAAGCTGATGATCGATGGCGACCCCCAGCTCTTCTACCATGTCTTGGGATATGCAATTGTGCTTGGGCTTGAGGATGTGTGGGCGAAGAAGTTTGCCAAGATCAGCTTTGCCGAGCCGAGTTGGTATGTGGGCAGCCGCCCTGTCCGGGATGCCCTGTTTTACAGTGCACTTTCCCATCGTCTCGGATCGGCTGTGGTGGAGAAGGCGGTCTATACCCAGGCAAAGAGCGGGTCACGTTCACCAATCGGCTCTTCCTTTGGCTCCAGTGGTTTCAGTGGGGGTGGTTTTGGCGGTGGCGGTGGTGGCGCATGGTAA
- a CDS encoding DUF1653 domain-containing protein, which produces MVTAQNIKAGLYRHFKGGLYEVLECVINSESLESMVLYRPVGSPTLWVRPYSMFFEEVERDGKSIPRFQFVSEQIQ; this is translated from the coding sequence ATGGTAACAGCACAGAACATCAAGGCCGGTCTCTACCGGCACTTCAAGGGTGGGCTGTATGAGGTGCTTGAGTGCGTCATCAACAGTGAGAGCCTGGAATCGATGGTCCTCTACCGACCGGTAGGTTCTCCAACGCTGTGGGTACGCCCCTACTCCATGTTCTTCGAGGAAGTTGAGCGGGACGGCAAGAGTATCCCACGCTTTCAGTTTGTTTCCGAGCAGATCCAGTGA
- a CDS encoding RNA-binding protein has product MAKKIYVGNMSYNTSEEELRDLFAQYGTVLSANIIIDRETRRPKGFAFVEMEEDAAADAAISQLDGKDFGGRNLRVNEAIAKPRPMHGNYRN; this is encoded by the coding sequence ATGGCAAAGAAAATCTATGTTGGAAACATGAGTTACAACACTTCCGAAGAAGAACTTCGGGACCTGTTCGCACAGTACGGCACTGTTTTGAGTGCCAATATCATCATTGACCGCGAAACACGCCGCCCCAAGGGGTTTGCATTCGTGGAAATGGAGGAGGATGCAGCAGCCGACGCCGCAATTTCCCAGCTTGATGGCAAGGATTTCGGTGGGCGCAATCTTCGTGTGAACGAAGCGATTGCAAAACCCCGGCCGATGCACGGAAACTATCGCAACTAA
- a CDS encoding DUF92 domain-containing protein — protein sequence MSRYANLVEPNGSLSSLFNQVFFSLPFAFWALALIMLVVSVASYKSKQLTLGGSFAAFLVGLIPTYVLGFGALATLLLFFIAAGVLGKIAKRICTVDVMKIHKKGGTRDAMQVYANGFMALLAGLLYALNPTMSFLVMFGSTVGEAASDTFASEVGILSKTKPVSIITGKPMTPGLSGAVSPLGLASGLLGAVLIGLCFWGCFLPLAPKSAAYASVVALSSFFGCLIDSVLGATVQAHYYDEVNDRITERSEVDGRTLVLERGVRWIDNDMVNFMSNVIAALFGMSMSLLIG from the coding sequence ATGAGCAGGTACGCAAACCTTGTGGAACCCAACGGTTCGCTCTCCTCTCTGTTCAATCAGGTGTTTTTCTCTTTGCCGTTTGCCTTCTGGGCTCTTGCCCTGATCATGCTGGTGGTCTCGGTTGCATCCTATAAAAGCAAGCAACTGACGCTTGGCGGATCTTTTGCTGCGTTCCTGGTGGGGCTCATACCCACCTATGTGCTTGGGTTCGGTGCCCTTGCCACCTTGTTGCTGTTCTTCATTGCTGCAGGGGTTCTGGGCAAGATTGCAAAGAGAATCTGTACCGTGGATGTCATGAAGATCCACAAGAAAGGGGGAACCCGTGACGCGATGCAGGTGTATGCGAACGGGTTCATGGCTCTGCTTGCAGGGCTGTTGTACGCACTGAATCCTACCATGTCGTTCTTGGTGATGTTCGGCTCGACTGTTGGCGAAGCGGCAAGCGATACGTTTGCAAGCGAGGTGGGAATCCTCTCCAAGACAAAGCCGGTTTCCATCATCACCGGCAAGCCCATGACCCCCGGGCTGAGCGGGGCTGTCAGCCCGCTTGGCCTCGCTTCAGGCTTATTGGGAGCAGTGCTCATCGGACTCTGCTTCTGGGGTTGTTTCCTCCCCCTTGCGCCCAAGAGTGCCGCCTATGCCTCGGTGGTTGCCCTCAGTTCCTTTTTCGGCTGTCTTATAGACAGCGTATTGGGAGCAACGGTACAGGCTCACTACTATGATGAGGTCAATGACCGTATCACCGAGCGCTCTGAGGTGGATGGCCGAACGCTTGTGCTTGAGAGGGGAGTCCGATGGATTGACAATGACATGGTGAACTTCATGAGCAACGTGATTGCGGCGCTGTTCGGCATGTCCATGAGCCTCTTGATCGGGTAA
- the groL gene encoding chaperonin GroEL (60 kDa chaperone family; promotes refolding of misfolded polypeptides especially under stressful conditions; forms two stacked rings of heptamers to form a barrel-shaped 14mer; ends can be capped by GroES; misfolded proteins enter the barrel where they are refolded when GroES binds): MAKQLQFSEEARKSLVTGVEKISRAVMSTLGPKGRLVVLDKKFGAPTVTKDGVSVAREVELEDPFENMGAQLLKEVATKTNDVAGDGTTTATVLAWSITKEGMKSVAAGVNPMGIRRGIDKAVADAVAEIKKQAKMIKDKEEISQVASISANNDRTIGDEIANAMEKVGLDGVITVEESKTIETTTDFVEGMQFDRGYLSAYFCNNRDTMTAVLDDPFILIYDKKISNMKELLPILEKIAQSSKPLLIIAEDVDGEALATLVVNSVRGILNVVAVKAPGFGDRRKAMLEDIAILTGGEVISEELGLKLENADLSQLGRAKSVKVEKENTTIINGNGKQSDIKDRIAQIKVQIGDTTSDYDREKLQERLAKLAGGVAVLNVGAATEVELKEKKHRVEDALSATRAAIEEGVIPGGGVALVQAAQTLEKTDLSKMTEDEKVGYKIVRRALEEPIRQIAENAGLDGSLIADKCKHEKAGIGFDAENLKWVNMFESGIIDPVKVTRSALQNAASIASLILTTECAITDIPAPQAPPMGGGAEGMGGMM, from the coding sequence ATGGCAAAACAATTGCAGTTCAGTGAAGAGGCACGCAAGTCATTGGTGACTGGTGTCGAGAAGATCTCCCGCGCAGTCATGTCGACGCTTGGCCCGAAGGGACGTTTGGTCGTCCTTGACAAGAAGTTCGGCGCTCCCACCGTTACGAAGGACGGGGTTTCCGTAGCTCGCGAGGTTGAGCTTGAGGATCCGTTTGAAAACATGGGTGCACAGCTTCTGAAGGAAGTTGCCACCAAGACCAATGATGTCGCCGGAGACGGTACCACCACCGCTACCGTTCTTGCTTGGTCCATCACCAAGGAGGGTATGAAGAGTGTGGCAGCCGGAGTGAATCCGATGGGCATCCGCCGTGGTATCGACAAGGCTGTGGCAGACGCTGTCGCCGAGATCAAGAAACAGGCGAAGATGATCAAGGACAAGGAAGAGATTTCCCAGGTTGCTTCCATCAGCGCCAACAACGACCGCACCATAGGTGATGAGATCGCCAATGCAATGGAGAAGGTCGGCCTGGATGGCGTCATAACCGTTGAGGAATCCAAGACCATCGAGACCACCACCGATTTCGTCGAGGGCATGCAGTTCGATCGCGGCTATCTGTCCGCATATTTCTGCAACAACCGCGACACCATGACCGCAGTGCTCGATGACCCGTTCATCCTTATCTATGACAAGAAGATTTCCAACATGAAGGAACTTCTGCCGATTCTGGAGAAGATTGCCCAGTCCAGCAAGCCGCTGCTCATCATTGCAGAGGATGTGGACGGTGAAGCTCTTGCAACCTTGGTTGTCAACAGCGTCCGTGGCATCCTGAATGTCGTTGCTGTCAAGGCTCCCGGTTTTGGTGACCGCCGCAAGGCAATGCTCGAGGATATCGCCATTCTTACCGGAGGCGAGGTGATCAGCGAGGAACTTGGCCTGAAGCTCGAGAATGCAGACCTTTCCCAGCTTGGCAGAGCCAAGAGCGTGAAGGTGGAGAAGGAAAACACCACCATCATCAATGGCAACGGCAAGCAGAGTGACATCAAGGACCGCATTGCCCAGATCAAGGTCCAGATTGGTGACACCACCAGTGACTACGACCGTGAGAAGCTCCAGGAGAGACTGGCCAAGCTTGCCGGTGGTGTTGCAGTGCTGAATGTCGGTGCTGCCACCGAGGTTGAGCTGAAGGAGAAGAAGCACCGGGTCGAGGACGCCTTGAGCGCAACCCGTGCAGCCATCGAAGAGGGTGTCATCCCCGGTGGTGGCGTTGCTCTTGTCCAGGCTGCCCAGACTCTGGAGAAGACTGACCTGAGCAAGATGACCGAAGATGAGAAAGTCGGGTACAAGATTGTACGGCGCGCCCTTGAGGAGCCTATCCGCCAGATTGCGGAGAATGCAGGCCTCGACGGTTCGCTCATTGCCGACAAGTGCAAGCACGAGAAGGCCGGCATCGGATTTGATGCTGAGAACCTCAAGTGGGTCAACATGTTTGAAAGCGGAATCATTGATCCGGTGAAGGTTACCCGCAGTGCACTGCAGAATGCAGCGTCCATTGCATCCCTGATCCTGACCACTGAATGCGCCATCACCGATATTCCTGCTCCCCAAGCCCCTCCCATGGGCGGCGGTGCTGAAGGAATGGGCGGAATGATGTAA
- the yajC gene encoding preprotein translocase subunit YajC yields MFSLLSAMATPEASGGAAGSTGSMMTTFVTFGLIIVIFYFLIIRPQKKRDKETKEMLAAIKKGDKVVSIGGIHGTVLAVKETTVVVKVDDNTRIEFSRNAISSIVDRKAEGTSASSKKKAKKEEQVSAPETKSESAAVEADAEKKDNN; encoded by the coding sequence ATGTTTTCATTGCTTAGTGCTATGGCTACCCCAGAGGCATCTGGCGGTGCCGCAGGTTCCACCGGCTCCATGATGACGACCTTCGTAACGTTTGGTCTCATCATTGTCATCTTCTATTTTCTGATCATCCGTCCGCAGAAGAAGCGTGACAAGGAGACCAAGGAGATGCTTGCTGCCATCAAGAAAGGGGACAAGGTAGTCTCCATTGGTGGTATCCACGGTACTGTCTTGGCGGTCAAGGAGACCACTGTAGTAGTAAAGGTCGATGACAATACGCGCATCGAATTCTCCAGGAATGCAATCAGCAGCATCGTCGACCGCAAGGCCGAAGGCACTTCCGCTTCCAGCAAAAAGAAGGCGAAGAAGGAAGAGCAGGTCAGCGCACCCGAGACAAAGAGTGAGAGTGCTGCCGTCGAAGCTGATGCCGAGAAAAAAGACAACAACTAA